The Struthio camelus isolate bStrCam1 chromosome 5, bStrCam1.hap1, whole genome shotgun sequence genome has a segment encoding these proteins:
- the SRP54 gene encoding signal recognition particle subunit SRP54 isoform X1: MVLADLGRKITSALRSLSNATIINEEVLNAMLKEVCTALLEADVNIKLVKQLRENVKSAIDLEEMASGLNKRKMIQHAVFKELVKLVDPGVKAWTPTKGKQNIIMFVGLQGSGKTTTCSKLAYFYQRKGWKTCLICADTYRAGAFDQLKQNATKARIPFYGSYTEMDPVIIASEGVEKFKNENFEIIIVDTSGRHKQEDSLFEEMLQVANAIQPDNIVYVMDASIGQACEAQAKAFKDKVDVASVIVTKLDGHAKGGGALSAVAATKSPIIFIGTGEHIDDFEPFKTQPFISKLLGMGDIEGLIDKVNELKLDDNEALIEKLKHGQFTLRDMYEQFQNIMKMGPFSQILGMIPGFGTDFMSKGNEQESMARLKKLMTIMDSMNDQELDSTDGAKVFSKQPGRIQRVARGSGVSTRDVQELLTQYTKFAQMVKKMGGIKGLFKGGDMSKNVNPSQLAKLNQQMAKMMDPRVLHHMGGMAGLQSMMRQFQQGAAGNMKGMMGFNNM, encoded by the exons ATGGTTCTAGCAgatcttggaagaaaaataacttcagcATTGCGCTCGCTGAGCAATGCTACAATTATCAATGAAGAG GTTTTAAATGCTATGTTAAAAGAAGTATGTACAGCATTACTGGAAGCTGATGTGAATATCAAACTAGTGAAGCAACTCAGAGAAAATGTCAA GTCTGCAATTGATCTTGAAGAGATGGCTTCTggcttaaacaaaagaaaaatgattcagCATGCTGTCTTTAAGGAACTTGTTAAG CTTGTAGATCCTGGGGTCAAAGCATGGACACCtaccaaaggaaaacagaacattaTAATGTTTGTTGGATTGCAGGGAAGTGGTAAAACAACAACCTGTTCAAAG TTAGCATACTTTTATCAGAGGAAAGGTTGGAAGACTTGTTTAATATGTGCAGACACATACAGAGCAG GTGCTTTTGACCAGTTAAAGCAGAATGCCACGAAAGCAAGAATTCCCTTTTATGGGAG TTACACAGAAATGGATCCTGTAATAATTGCCTCAGAAGGTGTtgagaaatttaaaaatgaaaactttgagATAATCATTGTTGATACAAGTGGACGTCACAAACAGGAAGACTCTTTGTTTGAAGAGATGTTACAAGTTGCTAATGCCATA caaCCAGATAATATTGTTTATGTGATGGATGCTTCCATTGGCCAAGCTTGTGAAGCTCAAGCTAAAGCTTTCAAAGATAAAGTAGACGTAGCCTCTGTTATTGTTACTAAGCTGGATGGACATGCAAAAGGCGGTGGCGCTCTTAGTGC AGTTGCTGCCACAAAAAGTCCTATTATTTTTATTGGAACGGGCGAACACATAGATGACTTTGAACCCTTTAAAACACAGCctttcatcagcaaacttcttG GTATGGGTGATATTGAAGGATTGATAGATAAAGTAAATGAGTTAAAGTTGGATGATAACGAAGCACTCATAGAGAAGCTCAAACATG GTCAATTTACATTAAGAGATATGTACGAACAATTCCAAAACATCATGAAAATGGGACCATTCAGTCAGATCTTG gGTATGATCCCTGGTTTTGGAACAGACTTCATGAGCAAAGGCAATGAACAGGAATCAATGGCAAGGCTAAAGAAACTGATGACTATAATGGACAGTATGAATGACCAAG AACTTGACAGTACAGATGGTGCCAAAGTTTTCAGTAAGCAGCCAGGAAGAATCCAAAGAGTGGCAAGAGGTTCAGGTGTATCTACCAGAGATGTTCAGGAGCTCTTGACCCAGTACACTAAGTTTGCACAGATGGTGAAAAAGATGGGAGGTATCAAAGGGCTTTTCAAAG gtggtGATATGTCAAAGAATGTAAACCCATCTCAGCTGGCCAAACTGAACCAACAGATGGCAAAGATGATGGATCCAAGAGTGCTTCATCACATGG GTGGCATGGCAGGATTGCAGTCAATGATGAGACAATTTCAGCAAGGTGCTGCTGGGAATATGAAAGGCATGATGGGATTCAATAACATGTAA
- the FAM177A1 gene encoding protein FAM177A1: MEQGLSAITLYCAPPAATAAAAAPCAMEPEQQLANGERGFENVELGVIGKKKKVPRRVIHFASGETMEEYSTDDEEDEQEKKDLLPPVDP, from the exons ATGGAGCAGGGGCTGTCCGCCATCACCCTCTActgcgcgccccccgccgccaccgcggccGCTGCTGCCCCCTGCGCCATGGAGCCCGAGCAG cAACTCGCAAATGGAGAAAGAGGCTTTGAAAATGTGGAGCTGGGTGtcataggaaagaagaaaaaagttccaAGGAGGGTTATTCACTTTGCAAGTGGAGAAACAATGGAAGAATATAGCACAGATGACGAGGAAGacgaacaagagaaaaaagacctcTTACCTCCTGTAGACCCT tga